From a region of the Oryza sativa Japonica Group chromosome 6, ASM3414082v1 genome:
- the LOC107275594 gene encoding desmethyl-deoxy-podophyllotoxin synthase, giving the protein MAEVVQLHHLILLLPLFILPFLLLRSSRRRRGACGRLPPSPWALPVIGHLHHLAGALPHRAMRDIARRHGPLVLLRLGELPVVVASSADAARDVMKTHDLAFATRPITRMMRLVFPEGSEGIIFSPYGETWRQLRKICTVELLSARRVNSFRSVREEEVNRLLRAVAAAAASATSPAKTVNLSELMSAYAADSSVRAMIGRRCKDRDKFLAMLERGIKLFVTPSLPDLYPSSRLAMVVSRMPRRMRRHREEVFAFLDAIIAEHQENRASGEDEEDLLDVLLRIQREGCMESTVIHRIHQDNNWRKYSHEHTNNSKKSTIVISRE; this is encoded by the coding sequence ATGGCGGAGGTTGTACAGCTCCACCACCTCATCTTGCTTCTGCCGCTGttcatcctccccttcctcctcctccgttcgtcgcgccgccggcgtggcgcCTGCGGCCGGCTACCACCGTCGCCATGGGCACTCCCGGTGAtcggccacctccaccacctagCCGGGGCGCTCCCGCACCGCGCCATGCGCGACATTGCGCGGCGCCACGGCCCACTCGTGCTGCTCCGGCTCGGCGagctccccgtcgtcgtcgcctcctccgcggACGCCGCGCGCGACGTCATGAAGACGCACGACCTCGCCTTCGCGACGCGCCCCATCACCCGCATGATGCGCCTCGTCTTCCCCGAGGGCTCCGAGGGGATCATCTTCTCGCCCTACGGCGAGACGTGGAGGCAGCTCCGCAAGATCTGCACCGTCGAGCTGCTCAGCGCCAGGCGCGTCAATTCCTTCCGGTCCGTCCGCGAGGAGGAGGTCAACCGGCTGctccgggcggtggcggcggccgcggcgtcggcaACCTCGCCGGCGAAGACGGTGAACCTCAGCGAGCTGATGTCGGCCTACGCCGCCGACTCGTCTGTGCGCGCCATGATCGGGAGGCGGTGCAAGGACCGGGACAAGTTCTTGGCGATGCTCGAGCGAGGGATCAAGCTGTTCGTGACGCCGAGCTTGCCGGACCTGTACCCGTCGTCGCGCCTCGCCATGGTCGTCAGCAGGATGCCTCGCCGGATGAGGCGGCACCGCGAGGAGGTGTTCGCGTTCTTGGACGCCATTATCGCGGAGCACCAAGAAAACAGAGCCTCCGGGGAAGATGAGGAGGACTTGCTCGACGTGCTCCTGAGGATCCAGAGAGAAGGTTGCATGGAGTCCACTGTTATCCACCGAATCCATCAGGACAACAATTGGAGGAAGTACTCCCATGAACACACAAATAACTCAAAAAAAAGTACAATCGTAATTTCACGCGAATAG
- the LOC107276532 gene encoding desmethyl-deoxy-podophyllotoxin synthase, with product MAAELVHLLRYLFSVPMLFFIVPLLFLVCSPRRRRGRGSCRLPPSPWALPVVGHLHHLAGALQHRAMRDIARRHGPLVLLRLGRLPVVVASSADAAREVMRTSDVAFAARPVNRMIRVVFPEGSEGVIFAPYGETWRQLRKICTAELLSARRVHSFRSVREEEAGRMLRAVASAAAQTTVNLSELMSAYAADSSARAMIGRRLKDRDTFLAMVERGIKLFGEQSLPNLYPSSRLAVLLSTMPRRMKRHRERMTAYLDAIIEEHQESRASREDDEDLLDVLLRIQREGDLEVSRESIRSTIGDMFIGGSEPPAITLQWIMAELIRNPEVMQKVQDEVRQLLVGQHRVTEESLSKLGYMNLVIKETLRLHPPGPRLLLRVCRTTCQVLGFDVPKGTMVLVNMWAINRDPKYWSQAEEFIPERFENAGINFKGTNFEYMPFGAGRRMCPGMAFGLATLELALASLLYHFDWKLPDGVEIDMKEQSGVTTRRVHDLMLVPIIRVPLPV from the exons ATGGCGGCGGAGCTCGTTCACCTCCTCCGCTATCTGTTCTCGGTACCCATGCTGTTCTTCATCgtccccctcctcttcctcgtctgttcgccgcggcgccgccgtggccgcggcaGCTGCaggctcccgccgtcgccgtgggcgcTCCCGGTGGTCGGTCACCTCCACCACCTGGCGGGCGCGCTCCAGCACCGCGCCATGCGCGACATCGCGCGGCGCCACGGCCCGCTCGTGCTGCTCCGGCTCGGCaggctccccgtcgtcgtcgcctcctccgcggACGCCGCGCGCGAGGTCATGAGGACGAGCGACGTCGCCTTCGCGGCGCGCCCCGTCAACCGGATGATCCGGGTGGTCTTCCCGGAGGGATCCGAGGGGGTCATCTTCGCGCCCTACGGCGAGACGTGGAGGCAGCTCCGCAAGATCTGCACCGCCGAGCTTCTCAGCGCCAGGCGCGTCCATTCCTTCCGGTCCGTCCGCGAGGAGGAGGCTGGCCGGATGCTCCgggcggtggcgtcggcggcggcgcagacgaCGGTGAACCTCAGCGAGCTGATGTCGGCCTACGCCGCCGACTCGTCGGCGCGCGCCATGATCGGGCGGCGGCTCAAGGACAGGGACACGTTCTTGGCGATGGTGGAGCGCGGGATCAAGCTGTTCGGCGAGCAGAGCTTGCCGAACCTGTACCCGTCATCGCGCCTCGCCGTGCTCCTCAGCACAATGCCTCGCCGGATGAAACGGCACCGCGAGAGAATGACGGCCTACCTGGACGCCATCATCGAGGAGCACCAAGAGAGCAGAGCGTCCCGGGAAGACGACGAGGACTTGCTCGACGTGCTTCTCAGGATCCAGAGAGAAGGTGACCTGGAGGTATCCAGAGAAAGCATCAGATCAACGATCGGA GACATGTTCATTGGGGGCAGTGAGCCACCGGCCATAACACTGCAATGGATTATGGCTGAACTCATCAGAAACCCAGAAGTGATGCAAAAGGTACAAGATGAGGTTCGACAATTGCTTGTTGGACAGCACAGAGTCACAGAGGAAAGCCTAAGCAAACTGGGTTACATGAACTTAGTCATCAAGGAGACGCTACGGTTGCACCCTCCAGGACCACGACTACTATTGCGAGTGTGCCGAACCACTTGCCAAGTGTTAGGATTTGACGTTCCTAAAGGAACAATGGTGCTGGTAAATATGTGGGCTATAAACAGGGACCCTAAATATTGGAGCCAAGCAGAAGAGTTTATTCCAGAGAGATTTGAGAATGCTGGTATTAATTTCAAAGGAACAAACTTTGAGTATATGCCATTTGGAGCAGGGCGACGCATGTGTCCTGGGATGGCGTTTGGTCTAGCAACGTTAGAGCTCGCACTTGCGAGTCTCTTGTACCATTTTGACTGGAAGCTACCCGACGGGGTAGAGATTGACATGAAGGAGCAAAGTGGGGTCACAACACGGCGAGTACACGACCTTATGCTTGTTCCTATCATCCGAGTGCCATTACCAGTGTAG
- the LOC107276522 gene encoding desmethyl-deoxy-podophyllotoxin synthase: MEQYLFLATLLILSLAFVKLRPRNNGENPPPGPWQLPVIGSLHHLAGALPHRALRDLATRHGELMLLRLGELPVVVASSPAAAREVMRTHDAAFATRPQTATLRALTRDGLGVAFAPQGEHWRCLRKLCVTELLGARRVRCLRRAREAEAAALVASLSTTTPEPVNVSSLVARYVTDAVVRAVVGDRISDRDAFLERLEEGVKVAAGFTLADVFPSSRLARALSGTARRAEAHSREMTRLMDGVIEEHRQRRAATGWRDEEDEDLLDVLLRIQKDGGLQIPLDMGTIRAIIIDLFSAGSETTGTTLQWAMAELMRNPAALRKAQAEVRGVLAGHSHVTEDALPDLHYLHLVIKETLRLHVAVPLLLPRECQEPRLRVLGYDVPERAMVLVNAWAICRDTAVWGPDAEEFRPERFDGGAVDFKGTDFEFVPFGAGRRMCPGVAFAVAIMELGLASLLFHFDWELAGGTAAGELDMAEGLGITARRKSDLWLHATVSVPVPNTETS; this comes from the exons ATGGAGCAGTATCTCTTCTTGGCCACTCTACTGATACTATCTCTCGCCTTCGTCAAGCTCAGGCCACGCAACAATGGCGAGAACCCGCCTCCGGGGCCATGGCAGCTGCCGGTCATCGGCAGCCtgcaccacctcgccggcgcgctTCCTCACCGCGCGCTGCGTGACCTTGCCACCCGCCACGGCGAGCTCATGCTGCTCCGGCTCGGCGAGCTCCCCGTCGTCGTGGCGTCGtcgcccgccgcggcgagggaggTGATGAGGACCCACGACGCCGCCTTCGCCACGCGGCCGCAGACAGCGACGCTCCGCGCGCTCACCCGCGACGGCCTCGGCGTCGCGTTCGCGCCGCAGGGGGAGCACTGGCGCTGCCTCCGCAAGCTCTGCGTCACGGAGCTCCTCGGCGCCCGCCGCgtccgctgcctccgccgcgcccgcgaggccgaggccgccgccctcgtcgcgtcgctgtcgacgacgacgcccgaGCCGGTGAACGTCAGCTCCCTCGTCGCCAGGTACGTGACCGACGCCGTGGTGCGGGCGGTGGTGGGTGACCGGATCAGTGACCGCGACGCGTTCTTGGAGAGGCTGGAGGAGGGCGTCAAGGTGGCCGCCGGGTTCACCCTCGCCGACGTGTTCCCGTCGTcgcgcctcgcccgcgcgctcagcgggacggcgcggcgggccGAGGCGCACAGCCGCGAGATGACCCGTCTCATGGACGGCGTCATCGAGGAGCACCGCCAGAGGAGGGCCGCCACCGGGTGGCGcgacgaggaagacgaggacCTCCTCGACGTGCTCCTCCGGATCCAGAAGGATGGCGGCCTCCAGATCCCTCTCGACATGGGCACCATCCGTGCCATAATCATC GATCTCTTCAGCGCGGGGAGCGAGACGACGGGGACGACGCTGCAATGGGCGATGGCGGAGCTGATGCGGAACCCGGCGGCGCTCCGCAAGGCGCAGGCGGAGGTGCGCGGCGTCCTCGCCGGGCACTCCCACGTCACGGAGGACGCCCTCCCGGACCTCCACTACCTCCACCTCGTCATCAAGGAGACGCTCCGCCTCCACGTCGCGGTGCCACTCCTCCTCCCGCGGGAGTGCCAGGAGCCACGCCTCCGCGTGCTCGGCTACGACGTGCCGGAGCGTGCCATGGTGCTCGTCAACGCGTGGGCGATCTGCCGCGACACCGCGGTCTGGGGCCCCGACGCCGAGGAGTTCAGGCCGGAGAggttcgacggcggcgcggtggactTCAAGGGGACGGACTTCGAGTTCGTGCCGTTCGGGGCCGGCCGGAGGATGTGCCCCGGCGTGGCATTCGCCGTCGCCATCATGGAGCTCGGGCTCGCGAGCCTCCTCTTCCACTTCGACTGGGAGCTCGCCGGaggcaccgccgccggcgagctggaCATGGCGGAGGGGCTCGGGAtcacggcgaggaggaagagcgATCTGTGGCTGCATGCTACTGTTAGTGTTCCTGTTCCTAACACGGAGACGAGCTAG
- the LOC4341634 gene encoding uncharacterized protein yields the protein MAATVAAASSRKRGFSVADILDDPFPLPSHHLAKRGRCSSSAASAADLGVSLEFDPIEVLQLIFPHEDPQLLKSFFEASGNVLDAAIRGFKHRLQSHTDTEITEAASGDTGNEVVSPKVESDLSAMNIPSNGSEWAELVVKEMSSALDLVDAKNRAFRLLDLFEKSTAACISPVEMRKMREEHKILKLMLGGLLEQNGVLKRAFLKQHNRLNDYEKKMSQERSQIIDTYEKEIKALQHRNYVLSLHLAQATQHGIISGHCNPDVF from the exons ATGGCGGCCACGGTCGCTGCCGCCAGCAGCCGGAAGCGCGGGTTCTCAGTCGCAGACATCCTCGACGACCCGTTCCCCCTCCCGTCGCACCACCTGGCGAAGCGCGGCCGGtgctcgtcgtcggccgcctccGCGGCTGACCTCGGGGTGAGTTTGGAGTTCGACCCGATCGAAGTGCTGCAGCTCATCTTCCCCCATGAAGATCCGCAG CTCCTGAAGAGCTTTTTTGAAGCGTCCGGTAATGTGTTGGACGCTGCAATTAGGGGATTCAAGCATCGTTTGCAATCTCATACTGATACTGAGATCACAGAGGCGGCTTCCGGTGATACAGGAAACGAGGTGGTCTCTCCTAAAG TTGAATCTGATTTGTCAGCGATGAACATCCCATCCAATGGGTCTGAATGGGCTGAGCTAGTTGTCAAGGAGATGTCCTCTGCTCTAGATTTGGTTGATGCCAAGAACCGAGCCTTTAGGTTACTTGACCTATTCGAGAAATCCACTGCAGCATGTATCAGTCCAGTTGAAATGCGGAAGATGCGCGAG GAACACAAGATACTGAAGCTGATGTTAGGAGGCCTTCTCGAACAGAACGGTGTCCTGAAGCGCGCATTTCTTAAACAGCACAATCGGCTCAATGATTATGAAAAGAAAATGTCGCAGGAGCGGTCGCAGATTATCGACACGTACGAAAAGGAGATAAAGGCGCTACAG cataggaattatgtccTGTCATTACATCTTGCCCAAGCGACGCAACACGGCATTATCTCCGGCCATTGCAATCCAGACGTCTTCTAG